In one Bacteroidota bacterium genomic region, the following are encoded:
- a CDS encoding DUF2279 domain-containing protein, which translates to MHLFTKRIVNHITALLAVMCFYSPLQAQTGDTISDKGFWYASSEYKRERGRIMAFSTASIYAGSMVGLYSVWYKDYPLSGFHRFNDNEEWLQMDKVGHCGSAYYLSRWNSELVGWTGLSPKKSAIWGAGISYTFLLSVEMLDGHSKEWGFSTGDLIANTIGTGLFLGQALGWKEQRISFKLSYTKSPLANQRPSIFGSNIAENVLKDYNGQTYWLSFNLADFMKKSSLPAWLNIAVGYGANNMLTANVEETPEGLKYPGERYRQFYISPDIEWSKIPVKSGALKALFKVLGCIKFPAPALEYRKNSGLIFHGLYF; encoded by the coding sequence ATGCATCTTTTCACAAAAAGAATAGTAAACCACATCACTGCTTTATTGGCGGTGATGTGTTTTTATAGCCCTTTGCAAGCTCAAACCGGTGACACGATTTCCGATAAAGGATTTTGGTATGCATCCTCCGAATACAAACGGGAGCGCGGACGAATAATGGCGTTCTCTACTGCAAGTATTTATGCAGGAAGTATGGTGGGATTGTATTCCGTCTGGTATAAAGATTATCCGCTTTCGGGTTTTCATCGATTTAATGACAATGAGGAATGGTTGCAAATGGATAAAGTAGGACATTGTGGCTCGGCTTATTATCTTTCACGGTGGAACAGTGAGTTGGTGGGGTGGACGGGACTCTCCCCGAAAAAATCTGCAATTTGGGGCGCCGGCATCAGCTATACGTTTTTGCTCAGTGTAGAAATGCTGGATGGCCACTCTAAAGAATGGGGTTTTTCTACCGGAGATCTAATCGCGAACACCATAGGTACCGGACTTTTTCTCGGACAGGCATTGGGTTGGAAAGAACAAAGGATTTCTTTTAAATTATCCTATACTAAAAGTCCGCTGGCTAATCAACGTCCCTCTATCTTCGGTTCCAATATTGCTGAGAATGTCCTGAAGGATTACAATGGACAAACCTATTGGTTGTCTTTTAATCTTGCTGATTTTATGAAAAAGTCTTCATTACCGGCCTGGCTTAATATTGCTGTTGGATATGGAGCTAACAATATGCTGACGGCGAATGTTGAAGAGACACCGGAAGGACTAAAGTATCCCGGCGAACGCTATCGACAGTTTTATATTTCTCCGGATATTGAATGGTCGAAAATACCGGTTAAAAGTGGTGCATTGAAAGCTTTATTTAAAGTACTCGGATGTATTAAATTTCCTGCTCCTGCACTGGAGTATCGCAAAAACAGTGGACTTATTTTCCACGGTCTATATTTTTGA
- a CDS encoding gliding motility-associated C-terminal domain-containing protein: MEDFRLTIYNRFGAKVFISSSQDDGWDGRSNSRDCQEGLYIWQIDYRNPQNKLQTIRGRVLLLR; the protein is encoded by the coding sequence GTGGAAGATTTCCGGTTAACAATTTATAATCGGTTTGGTGCTAAAGTTTTTATTTCTTCTTCTCAGGATGATGGATGGGATGGAAGAAGCAATAGCAGAGATTGTCAGGAGGGACTATATATCTGGCAGATCGACTATCGTAACCCACAAAATAAACTGCAAACCATCAGGGGCAGGGTTTTGTTGTTGAGATAA
- a CDS encoding transferase hexapeptide repeat family protein — protein sequence MSNIFEFNGYRPVVHASAFVHPNATVTGNVIIGKDVYIGPGAAVRGDWGEIIIEDGCNVQENCTIHMFPGVTVRLCEGAHIGHGAIIHGATIGRNVLVGMNAVIMDRVIVGENSLVGALCFVPEGMQIPERKIVVGNPAKIIKEMTDEMITWKSKGTALYQQLPAELMATLKPCEPLREMPETRPVQQAIYATWNQSKEK from the coding sequence ATGTCGAATATCTTTGAATTTAACGGCTATCGTCCTGTAGTACATGCCTCTGCATTCGTGCATCCTAATGCTACCGTGACCGGAAATGTGATTATTGGGAAGGATGTGTATATTGGTCCGGGTGCGGCGGTTAGGGGAGATTGGGGCGAGATTATTATTGAAGATGGGTGTAATGTGCAGGAAAATTGTACCATCCATATGTTCCCGGGTGTAACGGTGCGGCTATGTGAAGGGGCTCATATCGGACATGGTGCAATCATTCACGGAGCTACGATTGGAAGAAATGTACTGGTTGGAATGAATGCTGTCATCATGGATCGGGTAATTGTTGGGGAGAATTCGCTTGTGGGAGCTTTATGTTTTGTTCCGGAGGGAATGCAGATTCCGGAACGGAAAATTGTGGTTGGAAATCCTGCTAAGATTATTAAGGAGATGACCGATGAGATGATTACCTGGAAGTCAAAAGGAACCGCTTTGTATCAGCAATTGCCGGCGGAGTTGATGGCTACCTTAAAACCCTGTGAACCTTTACGGGAAATGCCGGAAACACGACCTGTTCAACAGGCGATTTATGCTACCTGGAATCAGTCCAAAGAGAAGTGA
- a CDS encoding c-type cytochrome, with protein sequence MYRIVGVLLFISFLSILQACSPDDKNESNGNGVTFYIPDGFPAPVYNFQNNPITPSGFALGRKLFYDPILSRDSSISCGSCHQQFVAFAHADHTLSHGIDGLLGTRNSPALFNIAWYPSFMWDGGVNHLEVQPLAPIANPVEMDESIANVIVKLQRSLTYQAMYQSAFGTDSVTTQLTMRALAQFMGSMISANSKYDKYREGKGALTSPELNGLQLFRTHCESCHSEPLLTDMQFRNNGLDNTFDSDPGRAKITNLPQDSGLFKVPSLRNIALTYPYMHDGRFQNLGQVLDHYMTGIKQSATLDPLLSTGGIPLNPQDKSDIISFLETLTDQKFITDRRFKEVQ encoded by the coding sequence ATGTATAGGATCGTTGGAGTACTGCTCTTCATTTCATTTCTATCAATATTGCAGGCATGTAGTCCTGATGATAAGAATGAATCTAACGGAAATGGTGTAACGTTTTATATTCCGGATGGATTTCCTGCACCGGTGTATAATTTTCAAAATAATCCCATTACTCCTTCCGGCTTTGCATTGGGTCGTAAATTATTTTATGATCCCATTCTCTCGCGTGACAGTTCTATTTCCTGCGGCTCTTGTCATCAGCAGTTTGTCGCTTTTGCTCATGCAGATCATACCTTGAGTCATGGTATAGATGGACTTCTGGGAACACGAAATTCACCAGCCTTATTCAATATAGCCTGGTATCCGAGTTTTATGTGGGATGGAGGTGTAAACCACCTCGAGGTGCAACCACTCGCTCCAATTGCCAATCCGGTGGAGATGGATGAATCCATAGCGAACGTCATTGTGAAATTGCAAAGAAGTCTTACCTATCAGGCAATGTATCAATCTGCTTTCGGAACAGATAGTGTCACCACTCAGTTAACCATGAGAGCACTCGCTCAATTTATGGGATCCATGATTTCGGCGAATTCGAAATATGATAAATACCGTGAAGGCAAAGGGGCTTTAACTTCTCCGGAGTTGAACGGTCTTCAATTATTCAGAACCCATTGCGAGAGTTGTCATTCTGAACCACTCTTAACAGACATGCAGTTTAGGAATAATGGTCTTGATAACACATTTGATAGTGATCCGGGTAGAGCAAAGATTACCAATCTTCCTCAGGATTCCGGGTTATTTAAAGTCCCTTCACTTCGAAATATAGCTTTAACGTATCCGTATATGCACGATGGCCGGTTTCAAAATCTGGGTCAGGTGTTGGATCACTACATGACAGGGATCAAGCAAAGTGCAACATTAGATCCATTGTTAAGTACAGGCGGTATTCCATTGAATCCACAGGATAAAAGTGATATTATCAGCTTTCTGGAAACGTTAACGGATCAAAAATTTATTACCGACAGGAGATTTAAAGAAGTGCAATGA
- a CDS encoding PKD domain-containing protein, producing the protein MNYLKDELIHELCPMQLLFKITMILFLMVSGGPHTLAQCISVFPYSENFEAVSSPWTSGGVNSDWTLGSPSKSTINAAGSGVQCWITGGLTNAPYNGGQKSWLQSPCFDFSGLNYPYLSFLIFWDTERQYDGGNLQYSLNSGTSWINVGSSGGGSDCKTKNWFNAGNINNLAGLASPQQGWSGTTSSTSGSCLGGNGSGEWKQAGYCLSNLAGEANVIFRFTFSSGTTCNDYDGMAIDSFSISELAFPAFDFTYTCETDRRVLFTGTGGDCPSQYQWDFGDPSSSSNASNLISDTHTFSTPGSYSVVFTMNEPCIGNLGIRRTVIIPELTSTSYPVSCPGIADGAISVDVGGLQNPSFNWNVIPANTTDSIYGLEAGNYQVTVSGDSACTQSLSIALDFDPDAIPKPALPDKLLICPGEELLLDPGVFDTYLWSTGSLDPVISVNDIGWYSVTVTNQAGCIGADSVLLLQNCFTGVYVPSAFSPNADGKMMFLKRIRVRWKISG; encoded by the coding sequence ATGAATTATTTAAAGGATGAATTAATTCATGAACTTTGTCCTATGCAGCTGTTGTTTAAAATAACCATGATTCTTTTTCTAATGGTTTCAGGAGGTCCCCATACTCTCGCTCAATGCATTAGTGTTTTTCCATATTCTGAGAATTTTGAAGCTGTGAGTAGTCCCTGGACCAGTGGGGGAGTTAACTCCGATTGGACATTGGGATCTCCCTCTAAATCAACGATAAACGCTGCAGGTAGCGGTGTCCAATGCTGGATAACCGGCGGATTAACAAACGCGCCTTATAATGGCGGACAAAAATCCTGGCTGCAAAGTCCCTGCTTTGACTTTTCCGGTCTGAATTATCCCTATCTGAGTTTTCTGATTTTCTGGGATACGGAGAGACAATATGATGGAGGAAATCTTCAGTATTCTTTGAATTCCGGAACATCCTGGATCAATGTTGGGTCCTCGGGTGGTGGCTCGGATTGTAAAACGAAAAATTGGTTCAATGCCGGTAACATCAACAATCTGGCGGGATTGGCTTCCCCTCAACAGGGATGGTCAGGAACTACATCTTCCACTTCAGGTTCTTGTCTGGGAGGAAATGGAAGCGGAGAGTGGAAGCAAGCCGGCTATTGTTTGAGTAACCTGGCAGGTGAGGCGAATGTGATATTCCGGTTTACGTTTAGCTCGGGTACTACCTGCAATGATTATGATGGAATGGCTATTGATAGTTTCTCCATTTCCGAACTGGCGTTTCCTGCATTTGATTTTACTTACACCTGTGAAACGGACAGAAGAGTGCTTTTTACCGGAACCGGAGGTGATTGTCCTTCTCAATACCAATGGGATTTCGGAGATCCTTCTTCTTCGTCAAATGCATCAAATCTTATCTCCGATACACATACTTTTTCAACGCCCGGAAGCTATTCGGTAGTCTTTACGATGAATGAGCCTTGTATTGGAAATCTGGGAATAAGAAGAACAGTAATCATCCCTGAACTAACCTCAACTTCCTACCCTGTCTCTTGTCCCGGAATAGCTGATGGTGCTATCAGCGTAGATGTTGGAGGATTGCAGAATCCCTCTTTCAATTGGAATGTTATACCAGCAAATACTACAGATTCTATTTATGGACTTGAGGCCGGAAATTATCAGGTAACAGTGTCCGGTGATTCAGCTTGTACACAATCGCTAAGTATTGCCCTGGACTTTGATCCCGATGCCATTCCAAAGCCTGCGTTGCCCGATAAATTGCTGATATGTCCGGGAGAGGAATTACTTCTCGATCCCGGAGTATTTGACACCTATTTATGGAGTACGGGAAGCCTTGATCCGGTGATCTCGGTGAATGATATCGGATGGTATAGCGTAACGGTAACGAATCAGGCAGGATGTATTGGAGCTGATTCTGTATTACTCCTCCAGAATTGTTTTACAGGAGTATATGTTCCATCTGCTTTCAGCCCAAATGCGGATGGAAAAATGATGTTTTTAAAGCGTATTCGGGTGCGGTGGAAGATTTCCGGTTAA
- a CDS encoding patatin-like phospholipase family protein, whose product MKVQLCLSGGGARGFAHLGVAQALSEMNVEIVRISGTSAGAMAGSFIAAGFPPDEVLELFIKNELFKKFRGAFNKGLLKMGGVGPLFSKYLPEKFEDLKLPLFVAVTDILSGKIHYLHDGKLMPAILGSSSIPGLFKPVKFNDMLLVDGGVLNNLPVEPLQKYNVPIMGVHVNPLGPISPPSTTWSVLERTFHLGVFSNTVYREEKCAILIEPADLKSTKVFDYRKARESYKAGYDQVRRQSAEILQKLSK is encoded by the coding sequence ATGAAAGTCCAACTTTGTCTCTCCGGTGGTGGTGCCCGTGGTTTTGCTCATCTGGGTGTGGCTCAGGCTTTGTCTGAAATGAATGTAGAAATCGTACGCATCAGTGGTACCAGCGCAGGTGCTATGGCCGGATCATTTATTGCGGCAGGATTTCCCCCGGATGAAGTACTGGAGTTGTTTATAAAAAATGAATTGTTTAAGAAATTCAGGGGCGCATTTAATAAAGGTTTGTTGAAGATGGGTGGCGTGGGACCCTTGTTCAGTAAGTATCTCCCCGAAAAATTTGAAGACTTGAAATTGCCTTTGTTTGTTGCTGTGACGGACATCCTCAGTGGTAAAATTCATTATCTCCATGATGGAAAACTGATGCCTGCAATTCTGGGATCTTCCTCTATACCCGGGCTTTTCAAACCGGTAAAATTCAATGATATGTTATTGGTGGATGGTGGTGTGTTGAACAACCTTCCGGTTGAACCGCTTCAAAAATACAACGTGCCTATCATGGGCGTACATGTGAATCCATTGGGGCCGATTAGTCCCCCATCTACGACCTGGTCCGTTTTAGAACGAACTTTCCACCTTGGCGTTTTCAGTAATACCGTTTACAGGGAGGAAAAATGTGCGATTTTGATTGAGCCTGCCGACCTTAAATCCACCAAAGTTTTCGATTACCGTAAGGCCCGTGAATCCTATAAAGCCGGCTATGATCAGGTGCGACGTCAATCCGCTGAAATTCTGCAAAAGCTTAGTAAGTAG
- a CDS encoding OmpA family protein — translation MKIKSLLLITLLAFIQIVQVQGQTESGSSTSGSNYGLPKKQDYDRWSVGLTFGVSHLLGDLLKGAQNNNRFLDQGFVKPAFGLQVHHQVSHSIGLRLRGMMSSFSGNDEEYLDSVTYEAIQFPGSGDGKLYAVKYESPLTQGTLDMTYNFGNISFLNRNKNFHMVATLGIGFFNFDAEVKSDSSNSIMLRKSGNITELMIPVSLGFKYKINKFDIGLAFEYYKTFTDDVDATVKTYSEFDNYVMLNAAVNYTFGKKNKPMEWVNPMEIVYNDLADIKEKIDILSGDKDKDGVSDLFDKDNSTVEGAKVYGDGTSVDTDSDGVPDSKDADPFTPKGAKVDANGQESDTDGDGVPDSRDLEPGTGAGTLVNFQGITVAAPGDFGKDNIGVDGKSGTSGKSGVGYLPSVFFDLGSATVKSNYHDRILVIAKVMKANPNINIKVTGNCDVRGSENENIKLGQRRADNVRDQLIKQYGIEATRIITETKGEKDPMATSLNPMNRRVDFSIE, via the coding sequence ATGAAAATCAAAAGCTTACTTCTTATTACTTTGCTGGCATTTATTCAAATAGTGCAAGTGCAAGGCCAAACAGAAAGCGGTAGCAGTACTTCCGGAAGTAATTATGGCTTACCCAAAAAACAAGACTACGATCGCTGGTCTGTTGGTTTAACCTTTGGTGTAAGTCATTTACTAGGTGATTTATTGAAGGGTGCCCAAAATAATAATCGATTCCTGGATCAGGGCTTTGTAAAACCCGCCTTTGGACTTCAGGTTCATCATCAGGTTTCACATTCCATTGGACTCAGATTGCGAGGGATGATGTCGAGTTTTTCAGGTAACGATGAAGAATATCTGGATTCTGTGACTTACGAAGCTATTCAGTTTCCCGGCTCCGGAGATGGTAAATTATACGCCGTAAAATACGAAAGCCCGTTGACACAAGGTACATTGGATATGACTTACAATTTTGGAAATATTTCTTTCCTGAATAGAAATAAGAATTTCCACATGGTGGCCACTCTGGGAATAGGATTCTTCAATTTCGATGCTGAAGTAAAATCAGATTCCTCCAACTCTATTATGCTAAGAAAATCGGGGAACATTACTGAGCTAATGATACCCGTAAGTCTGGGATTCAAGTATAAAATAAACAAATTTGATATTGGTCTGGCCTTTGAATACTATAAAACATTTACTGATGATGTGGATGCGACTGTAAAGACCTACTCTGAATTCGATAATTATGTGATGTTAAATGCAGCAGTAAATTATACATTCGGAAAGAAAAACAAACCGATGGAGTGGGTGAATCCTATGGAGATCGTTTATAATGATCTTGCGGATATCAAGGAAAAGATAGATATTCTATCAGGGGATAAAGACAAAGACGGCGTTTCAGATTTATTCGATAAAGACAACAGTACTGTTGAAGGAGCGAAAGTTTACGGAGATGGCACCTCTGTAGATACCGACAGTGACGGTGTTCCTGATAGCAAAGATGCAGATCCGTTTACTCCTAAAGGTGCGAAGGTAGATGCGAATGGTCAGGAATCAGATACTGACGGTGATGGAGTACCTGATAGTCGCGATCTGGAGCCTGGTACCGGTGCGGGAACGCTGGTAAATTTCCAGGGGATTACTGTTGCAGCTCCCGGTGATTTTGGAAAGGATAATATTGGAGTAGACGGCAAAAGCGGAACCAGCGGAAAAAGTGGCGTAGGGTATTTACCTTCTGTATTCTTTGATCTGGGTTCAGCAACGGTAAAATCCAATTACCACGATCGAATTCTTGTAATTGCGAAAGTGATGAAGGCCAATCCTAATATTAACATAAAGGTTACCGGTAATTGTGATGTTCGTGGTAGTGAAAATGAAAACATTAAATTGGGTCAGCGCCGCGCAGACAATGTACGTGACCAACTGATTAAACAATATGGAATTGAGGCCACCCGTATCATTACTGAAACTAAAGGTGAAAAAGATCCTATGGCCACTTCTTTAAACCCAATGAACAGAAGAGTGGATTTCTCAATAGAATAA
- a CDS encoding alpha-glucosidase C-terminal domain-containing protein: MYYGLFWKGMPDLNFDEPAVRKEMAAIASYWIALGVDGLRLDAAMHIFPPGRENDNVLWWQEFRKAVDACNATIFTVGEITESCGYIAPHLKQGLHSAFNFELADHLLQAILYEKHDCLANWLKGVNDYYFSIDKTAKDSIFLSNHDQERIASRLKGHLQKMKLAASLLLTLPGEVFLYYGEELGLLGEKPDEHVREPFPWSWRKNKATTHWLKSKYTTPSTVSSLEQQQDAPNSLYHHYRALLKMRKDHPALESGRIGLVNCNDASIIIFTRDLPNQRILVMHNLSGETVTMQHEEEHVYFEILFGADQDSDTENGKFELGPYSSLIIHVNL; the protein is encoded by the coding sequence ATGTACTATGGGCTCTTCTGGAAAGGAATGCCTGATTTGAACTTTGATGAACCGGCCGTTCGAAAAGAGATGGCTGCCATTGCCTCTTACTGGATCGCACTCGGAGTAGATGGCTTACGTTTGGATGCGGCGATGCATATTTTTCCGCCGGGTCGTGAGAATGATAATGTGCTCTGGTGGCAGGAGTTCAGAAAAGCGGTGGATGCCTGCAATGCAACTATTTTTACCGTCGGTGAAATCACGGAGAGTTGTGGATATATCGCACCACACCTGAAGCAAGGTTTGCATAGTGCATTCAATTTTGAACTTGCGGATCATCTCCTACAGGCCATCCTCTACGAAAAACACGATTGTCTCGCCAACTGGCTTAAAGGAGTAAATGATTATTACTTCTCGATTGATAAAACTGCAAAAGATTCCATCTTCCTTTCTAACCACGATCAGGAACGGATTGCCAGCCGCTTGAAAGGTCATTTACAAAAGATGAAACTGGCGGCTTCCCTGCTGCTCACCTTGCCGGGAGAAGTTTTTTTATACTATGGAGAAGAACTCGGCTTATTGGGAGAAAAACCCGATGAACATGTGCGTGAGCCCTTCCCCTGGTCGTGGAGAAAAAATAAGGCTACGACACATTGGTTGAAATCAAAATATACTACTCCTTCCACTGTTTCTTCTCTGGAACAGCAACAAGATGCTCCGAACTCCCTCTATCATCATTACCGTGCATTGCTTAAAATGAGGAAGGATCACCCTGCTTTGGAATCCGGCAGAATAGGATTAGTAAACTGCAACGACGCTTCCATCATCATTTTTACGCGTGATCTTCCCAATCAACGTATATTGGTGATGCATAATTTATCAGGAGAAACAGTAACTATGCAGCACGAAGAAGAACATGTATATTTTGAAATTCTTTTCGGAGCGGATCAGGATTCGGACACGGAGAACGGGAAATTTGAGCTCGGACCCTACAGCAGCCTGATCATACATGTGAATTTGTAA
- a CDS encoding MGMT family protein — MRQKKVTTEEVFVKKDINFFEEVWAVVRLIPKGRVSSYGAIAKYLGAAKSSRMVGWAMNAAHGVKPKVPAQRVVNRNGLLTGKHHFGAPDIMQKLLEKDGVEVKEDRVIQFKERFWDPVVELEM, encoded by the coding sequence ATGAGACAGAAAAAAGTGACCACAGAAGAAGTCTTTGTTAAGAAGGACATTAACTTTTTCGAAGAAGTTTGGGCTGTAGTACGCTTAATTCCAAAGGGCCGGGTGAGCTCTTATGGCGCTATTGCGAAATACCTGGGCGCTGCAAAATCGTCAAGGATGGTCGGCTGGGCGATGAATGCGGCACATGGCGTAAAACCCAAAGTCCCTGCACAACGTGTAGTGAACAGGAACGGCTTACTTACCGGGAAACATCATTTTGGTGCTCCGGATATCATGCAAAAGTTATTGGAGAAAGATGGAGTGGAGGTGAAAGAAGATAGAGTTATACAGTTTAAAGAGCGCTTCTGGGATCCGGTTGTGGAATTAGAGATGTAG
- a CDS encoding DUF3352 domain-containing protein, whose protein sequence is MIRRCFLKSVRQGAGLKRPTPSESEYAVHFKGWIGNEIALLVTQPAVSLSDNNFLALISVKDSVNCQKSLAKLAGPAQEAVEFYNGYAIRYIGKKTVLEGVFGSLFKRVSRFYFTTINHHIVIGNQASVLRAYINDMKTGNLLIKDERFRSLSVHIPKSGNLLFYSGIPQSTRIFKKFASPSLINWLEKEGICWGIGMELLFQLEISMAFIKLPVALGILIRPIQDLSYCGMQNWIPALPPDLFFRQDRKG, encoded by the coding sequence GTGATCCGGAGGTGTTTTTTAAAGTCAGTTAGGCAAGGCGCTGGCCTTAAAAGACCAACCCCTTCAGAATCTGAATATGCCGTTCATTTTAAAGGATGGATAGGCAATGAGATCGCGTTATTAGTTACTCAACCTGCTGTTAGCCTTAGTGATAATAATTTCCTTGCTTTAATAAGTGTAAAAGACTCTGTCAATTGTCAAAAATCACTCGCTAAATTAGCAGGTCCCGCTCAGGAAGCGGTTGAATTTTATAACGGGTACGCTATACGCTATATTGGAAAGAAGACAGTACTGGAAGGGGTTTTTGGCTCATTGTTTAAAAGAGTCAGCAGGTTTTATTTTACTACGATTAATCATCATATTGTAATTGGCAATCAGGCCTCCGTGCTAAGAGCATATATCAATGATATGAAAACCGGAAACCTACTGATAAAGGACGAGCGATTTCGTTCATTGTCCGTTCATATTCCAAAAAGCGGAAATCTTTTGTTCTATAGTGGTATTCCTCAATCTACACGGATTTTTAAGAAGTTTGCCTCACCATCCTTGATCAACTGGTTAGAAAAGGAGGGGATTTGTTGGGGAATTGGAATGGAATTACTTTTTCAATTGGAAATCTCAATGGCGTTTATAAAACTTCCGGTTGCCTTGGGTATTTTAATAAGACCAATACAGGACCTCAGTTATTGTGGAATGCAAAACTGGATACCAGCATTGCCTCCGGACCTTTTTTTCCGGCAGGACCGAAAGGGTTGA
- a CDS encoding T9SS type A sorting domain-containing protein has product MKKSLQIALMSLFVAGASIQVHAQRYVTEIFPAAARTNSVIYGQNITVIGALSGGGPAMDTLKMDVYTPSGAVDPLTERPLVIVMHTGSFLPPVINGQPTGSRRDSNIVAMCTSLAKRGYVAAAMSYRLGWNPQASGATGQDIRTGTLLQAVYRAFLDAKACVRYFRANADTGGNDFGIDTSKIILGGVGTGGYIALAYATLDDPAEISLTKFLANSNNATYGFTAGQSYVNQALLGDFEGYGGIPQLNYPNNSPGYNSKVQFVFNLGGAIGDTSWLEPGDAPIVAFHVVGDPFAPYGVGDVIVPTTGDFVVEVGGSREAVRLAFEKGNNDCFANAGFTDALTTYANTINEGYEGLYPLVTVPAQQAGPWEWYDSLATVFYASFLPPPYNTKGDTAYANALLTNPDMSKAKALAYLDTVMGYLNPRIVYCLNLSTGLNNPSVSDAGISFTPNPAENRTLISSKNNEIIRNVLVYDITGKLVHSSGPVDQKSYTLERKDLDAGLYIVNVQLDRGTATSRVVFR; this is encoded by the coding sequence ATGAAAAAATCTTTACAAATTGCCTTAATGTCACTCTTTGTCGCAGGGGCCTCTATTCAGGTGCACGCACAGCGATATGTGACAGAAATATTTCCCGCAGCTGCACGAACCAATAGTGTGATTTATGGACAAAATATCACCGTTATTGGTGCACTCTCCGGAGGAGGTCCGGCAATGGATACATTAAAAATGGATGTGTATACTCCGTCCGGAGCAGTCGACCCACTCACGGAAAGACCATTGGTCATCGTTATGCATACGGGAAGCTTCCTTCCTCCGGTTATCAATGGTCAGCCAACAGGTTCCAGAAGAGATAGCAATATAGTAGCCATGTGTACTTCTCTTGCGAAAAGAGGGTATGTGGCTGCCGCTATGTCGTATCGTTTGGGATGGAATCCACAAGCTTCCGGAGCTACAGGACAGGATATCCGTACAGGAACATTATTACAGGCGGTTTACCGTGCTTTTCTGGATGCTAAGGCTTGCGTCCGTTATTTCAGAGCCAATGCAGATACCGGAGGCAATGATTTTGGTATTGATACTTCTAAAATCATTTTAGGAGGTGTTGGTACAGGTGGTTATATCGCTCTTGCTTACGCTACATTAGATGATCCTGCTGAAATTTCTCTGACAAAGTTTCTTGCGAATTCAAACAACGCCACTTATGGATTTACAGCAGGCCAATCGTATGTAAATCAGGCATTATTAGGAGATTTTGAAGGGTATGGTGGCATTCCACAATTGAACTACCCCAACAACTCACCCGGTTATAATTCAAAGGTTCAATTCGTTTTCAATTTGGGTGGTGCTATTGGAGACACTTCCTGGTTAGAACCCGGCGATGCACCCATCGTTGCCTTCCACGTCGTTGGAGATCCCTTTGCCCCTTATGGTGTCGGTGATGTAATTGTACCTACTACCGGTGATTTCGTAGTAGAAGTAGGCGGAAGTCGCGAAGCAGTTCGTCTGGCCTTTGAAAAAGGGAACAATGACTGTTTTGCCAATGCCGGTTTTACTGATGCACTTACTACTTATGCCAACACCATCAATGAAGGCTATGAAGGATTATATCCTTTGGTCACTGTGCCTGCGCAGCAAGCAGGTCCATGGGAATGGTATGATTCTTTGGCCACTGTTTTCTATGCATCTTTTCTTCCTCCACCCTACAACACGAAAGGTGATACAGCCTATGCGAATGCGCTCCTCACCAATCCGGATATGTCCAAGGCAAAAGCATTGGCTTATTTAGATACAGTGATGGGATATCTCAATCCAAGAATTGTGTACTGCCTGAATCTTTCAACAGGTTTAAATAACCCGTCTGTAAGCGATGCCGGTATCAGTTTTACACCTAATCCTGCGGAAAATCGTACACTTATCAGTTCGAAAAACAATGAAATCATACGCAATGTGTTAGTATATGATATCACAGGTAAATTGGTGCATTCTTCCGGTCCGGTGGATCAGAAAAGCTATACGTTAGAAAGAAAGGATCTGGATGCCGGTTTATATATCGTAAATGTGCAATTAGACAGAGGTACTGCAACAAGCAGAGTCGTTTTCCGTTAA